In Acanthopagrus latus isolate v.2019 chromosome 17, fAcaLat1.1, whole genome shotgun sequence, the following are encoded in one genomic region:
- the LOC119006329 gene encoding uncharacterized protein LOC119006329 — MLCPAAVSAAAAALWLLAVLGPGLSVPAEDNSEAGFSLCSHCFHRQTPPRGASAGPLLRPLCHTLPGGQAFATLSRPNCDTAVYSAFHLSHGWTESEGEEGGEPVTEEEEEDDIKVAVPGLLRGGAVDPSEPVPPSDSPLQHWDSTVTTLIQSSITPKCSSAEGDLYVLTGAGRLGAAEDGEEECQTKLLWSAVCCAAPEGKTGFSVGLIREAGEGERQISVKELEEMLGGAELFSEGCGGADGATVGITVGLQNEELLGNTEQLDEDLTDGNAGANDDSNSAGGVTEGEEAVSASQDSNEDIKESSEAPIAEKQVAGDDAQPEEADVAEVAQETSADAATSESSSEGQRDVAHSRAVGSESPEASAEYETVDEQETDTNSSSTLVYILSTTISIMKAPLRPLFSTITQLPGQVTYVLQEDLGVLSALPGDTYSVFHLMTSDLLSWMCSAGETLLGVCETCFSSAYFCSSSMVGALLDSCYTGVTGMGTLAGDTVGIFSDALDNGWWVTKFFGGRLWEQIKGYIGTVGSEMGGQVTAMGGGVGRLVWRSVNGVVNVFSLGVGMIMGAVDVFIGGMREALEQKSE; from the exons ATgctgtgtcctgctgctgtcagtgcagctgctgCGGCTCTCTGGCTGCTGGCAGTGCTGGGCCCAGGCCTGTCTGTTCCAGCTGAGGACAACTCAGAGGCAGGCTTCAGCCTCTGCAGCCACTGCTTCCACAGACAGACGCCTCCTCGGGGAGCCTCTGCAGGACCACTGCTGCGCCCACTCTGCCACACACTGCCCGGGGGACAGGCGTTTGCCACTCTGTCCAGACCGAACTGTGACACAGCTGTCTACTCTGCCTTCCATCTCAGCCATGGGTggacagagagcgagggagaggaggggggagagccTGTG acagaggaagaagaagaagacgacatTAAAGTCGCAGTACCGGGTCTTCtcagaggaggagctgtggaTCCGTCTGAACCTGTCCCCCCCTCAGACTCCCCGCTCCAACACTGGGACTCAACAGTCACAACACTGATCCAGTCGAGCATCACTCCTAaatgcagctctgcagagggCGATCTCTACGTCCTGACCGGGGCGGGACGTCTCGGTGCTGCTgaggatggagaagaggagTGTCAGACAAAGCTGCTGTGGTCTGCAGTGTGCTGCGCTGCCCCAGAGGGGAAGACTGGCTTCAGTGTGGGGTTAATCAGAGAGGCAGGGGAAGGGGAGAGGCAAATAAGcgtgaaggagctggaggagatgctCGGAGGAGcagagctgttctcagaaggCTGTGGAGGAGCAGATGGGGCCACTGTTGGTATCACAGTGGGTCTTCAGAATGAGGAGCTCCTAGGAAATACAGAACAGCTAGATGAGGATCTCACTGATGGAAACGCAGGTGCAAATGATGATTCAAACAGTGCCGGTGGAGtcactgaaggagaggaggctgTTTCCGCCAGCCAAGATTCAAATGAAGACATTAAGGAAAGCAGTGAGGCACCGATCGCTGAAAAGCAGGTGGCTGGTGATGATGCTCAGCCAGAGGAAGCTGATGTTGCAGAGGTCGCACAAGAAACTTCAGCAGATGCAGCGacttcagagagcagcagtgaaggGCAGCGTGATGTGGCGCATTCAAGAGCTGTCGGATCAGAGTCCCCTGAGGCCTCCGCTGAATATGAAACTGTGGAtgagcaggagacagacacGAATTCCAGCAGCACTCTGGTCTACATCCTTTCAACTACCATATCCATCATGAAGGCTCCTCTGCGGCCTTTGTTCTCCACAATCACACAGCTACCTGGACAG GTCACCTATGTTCTTCAGGAGGACCTTGGAGTTCTAAGTGCCCTGCCTGGAGATACCTACTCCGTGTTCCACctcatgacctctgacctcctgtccTGGATGTGCTCAGCTGGCGAAACGCTGCTGGGTGTTTGTGAAACCTGCTTCTCCAGCGCCtacttctgctcctcctccatggTGGGGGCTCTGCTGGACAGCTGCTACACTGGGGTCACTGGCATGGGGACCCTGGCTGGGGACACAGTGGGGATATTTAGTGATGCGCTGGATAATGGTTGGTGGGTGACAAAGTTCTTTGGAGGGCGGCTGTGGGAGCAGATCAAGGGGTATATAGGGACAGTGGGGTCAGAGATGGGGGGTCAGGTGACAGCTATGGGTGGGGGTGTTGGGAGGCTGGTGTGGAGAAGTGTAAACGGGGTGGTTAATGTGTTCAGTCTGGGCGTGGGAATGATAATGGGGGCGGTGGATGTGTTCATCGGTGGAATGAGGGAGGCTTTGGAGCAGAAGTCAGAGTAA
- the si:ch73-54f23.4 gene encoding zinc-binding protein A33 isoform X3 produces the protein MYRNHAKDTNNNCNKQLLGDYKSSFDALEREIRAEFENLHRFLDEEECKDLERLQRERQKQLKQLKEREKKIAGQGRDLERAITVLNSKLTEEDSPKLLKEIQDLVKRSQVSFVPPAEVDTEVRAGQFVGPIQYRIWKHMKSCLYPNITSVTFDPDTAHPNLSLSESCTSVWFEEDKDTKDCQPNPRRFHYYYCVFGRQGFTTGRHYWEVEVGHKTAWRLGVAQDDVPRGETTATGTSGGHWTLALKGGSIIACTDPKPTKVTVSVRLARIGVFLDCEKEEVSFYNAITMAPIYTFTMGTVMVPLFPFYNPCDTDDGNNTAALKIFSPSL, from the exons ATGTACCGAAACCACGCCAAagacaccaacaacaactgcaaTAAACAGCTTCTCGGCGATTACAAG AGCAGTTTTGATGCCTTGGAACGAGAAATCAGGGCCGAGTTTGAGAACCTCCATCGTTTCCTGGATGAGGAGGAGTGTAAGGACCTGGAGCgactgcagagggagagacagaaacaactgaagcagctgaaggaaagagagaagaaaatagcCGGCCAAGGGAGGGACCTGGAGAGAGCCATCACGGTGCTCAACAGCAaactgacagaggaggacagtccGAAACTGCTCAAA GAAATTCAAGATCTCGTAAAAAG GTCTCAGGTCAGCTTTGTTCCTCCAGCAGAGGTGGACACCGAGGTGCGCGCCGGTCAGTTTGTGGGGCCCATACAGTACAGGATATGGAAGCACATGAAAAGCTGCCTTTACCCGA ATATTACatcagtgacctttgaccctgacACTGCCCATCCTAATCTGTCCCTGTCCGAGTCGTGCACCTCGGTGTGGTTTGAGGAGGATAAGGACACGAAGGATTGCCAGCCCAACCCACGGCGCTTCCATTACTATTACTGTGTGTTTGGCCGTCAGGGCTTCACCACAGGGAGACActactgggaggtggaggtggggcaTAAGACAGCATGGAGGTTGGGAGTGGCACAAGATGACGTTCCAAGAGGTGAGACCACTGCTACTGGCACCTCCGGTGGCCACTGGACCCTGGCCCTGAAGGGCGGATCTATCATCGCCTGCACCGACCCGAAGCCCACCAAGGTCACCGTATCTGTTCGTCTTGCCCGCATCGGTGTGTTCTTAGACTGTGAAAAGGAGGAGGTGTCTTTCTATAATGCTATTACCATGGCGCCAATCTATACGTTCACGATGGGAACAGTCATGGTTCCTCTGTTCCCCTTCTATAATCCATGCGACACAGACGATGGGAATAACACGGCAGCACTTAAGATCTTTAGCCCTTCGCTATGA
- the ino80e gene encoding INO80 complex subunit E isoform X1, translated as MSYRQTQTREMNGQADVEVDYKRKYKNLKRKLKFLVYEQECFQEELRRAQRKLLKVSRDKSFLLDRLLQYERVDEDSSDSDATVSSDNSEGEGPREREREREVAKKRRSSPGACLPSSSSPHLSLLSRPGVNPLQSSGSGAYLNAMPFPPEYLAPTAERMKKEKKTKTPKNKKETAGKVVAPMAANYPSATAAPPAASGPFSWVPRQMLSGDAAEEEGDSDGDSDRGDEDRGEGDEAELVIDIPNE; from the exons ATGTCGTACAGACAGACCCAAACAAGAG AAATGAACGGCCAAGCGGACGTTGAAGTCGACTACAAGCGGAAATACAAAAATCTCAAACGAAAATTAAAATTTCTGGTCTAT GAGCAGGAATGCTTTCAGGAGGAACtgaggagagcacagagaaaactTCTCAAAGTTTCGAGGGACAAAAG cttcctcctgGACAGACTGCTACAGTATGAGAGGGTAGATGAAGACTCctcag ATTCAGATGCAACAGTTTCATCAGACAACAGTGAAGGAGAAGGCCccagggagagggaaagagagcgaGAAGTAGCAAAGAA ACGAAGAAGTAGTCCTGGGGCGTGTCTTCCTTCATCATCCTCCCCTCATCTCTCCCTGCTGTCCCGTCCTGGTGTAAATCCCCTCCAGTCATCAGGCTCTGGAGCCTACCTCAACGCT ATGCCCTTCCCGCCAGAGTATTTGGCTCCCACAGCTGAACGtatgaagaaagagaaaaaaacaaagacgcctaaaaacaagaaagagaCTGCGGGGAag GTTGTTGCCCCAATGGCGGCTAATTACCCATCAGCCACCGCGGCCCCTCCTGCTGCTAGCGGCCCTTTCAGCTGGGTTCCCAGACAGATGCTTAGTGGAGatgcagcggaggaggagggagacagcgATGGAGACAGCGACAGAGGGGatgaggacagaggggagggagacgAGGCTGAACTAGTCATTGACATCCCTAATGAGTGA
- the si:ch73-54f23.4 gene encoding zinc-binding protein A33 isoform X2, translated as MYRNHAKDTNNNCNKQLLGDYKEKLIQAIKRIKHEVDECREAERETYIESVEVESSFDALEREIRAEFENLHRFLDEEECKDLERLQRERQKQLKQLKEREKKIAGQGRDLERAITVLNSKLTEEDSPKLLKEIQDLVKRSQVSFVPPAEVDTEVRAGQFVGPIQYRIWKHMKSCLYPNITSVTFDPDTAHPNLSLSESCTSVWFEEDKDTKDCQPNPRRFHYYYCVFGRQGFTTGRHYWEVEVGHKTAWRLGVAQDDVPRGETTATGTSGGHWTLALKGGSIIACTDPKPTKVTVSVRLARIGVFLDCEKEEVSFYNAITMAPIYTFTMGTVMVPLFPFYNPCDTDDGNNTAALKIFSPSL; from the exons ATGTACCGAAACCACGCCAAagacaccaacaacaactgcaaTAAACAGCTTCTCGGCGATTACAAG GAAAAGCTTATCCAGGCTATTAAAAGAATCAAGCACGAGGTAGATGagtgcagagaggcagagagagagacgtacATAGAGTCAGTGGAAGTAGAG AGCAGTTTTGATGCCTTGGAACGAGAAATCAGGGCCGAGTTTGAGAACCTCCATCGTTTCCTGGATGAGGAGGAGTGTAAGGACCTGGAGCgactgcagagggagagacagaaacaactgaagcagctgaaggaaagagagaagaaaatagcCGGCCAAGGGAGGGACCTGGAGAGAGCCATCACGGTGCTCAACAGCAaactgacagaggaggacagtccGAAACTGCTCAAA GAAATTCAAGATCTCGTAAAAAG GTCTCAGGTCAGCTTTGTTCCTCCAGCAGAGGTGGACACCGAGGTGCGCGCCGGTCAGTTTGTGGGGCCCATACAGTACAGGATATGGAAGCACATGAAAAGCTGCCTTTACCCGA ATATTACatcagtgacctttgaccctgacACTGCCCATCCTAATCTGTCCCTGTCCGAGTCGTGCACCTCGGTGTGGTTTGAGGAGGATAAGGACACGAAGGATTGCCAGCCCAACCCACGGCGCTTCCATTACTATTACTGTGTGTTTGGCCGTCAGGGCTTCACCACAGGGAGACActactgggaggtggaggtggggcaTAAGACAGCATGGAGGTTGGGAGTGGCACAAGATGACGTTCCAAGAGGTGAGACCACTGCTACTGGCACCTCCGGTGGCCACTGGACCCTGGCCCTGAAGGGCGGATCTATCATCGCCTGCACCGACCCGAAGCCCACCAAGGTCACCGTATCTGTTCGTCTTGCCCGCATCGGTGTGTTCTTAGACTGTGAAAAGGAGGAGGTGTCTTTCTATAATGCTATTACCATGGCGCCAATCTATACGTTCACGATGGGAACAGTCATGGTTCCTCTGTTCCCCTTCTATAATCCATGCGACACAGACGATGGGAATAACACGGCAGCACTTAAGATCTTTAGCCCTTCGCTATGA
- the ino80e gene encoding INO80 complex subunit E isoform X3, producing the protein MSYRQTQTREMNGQADVEVDYKRKYKNLKRKLKFLVYEQECFQEELRRAQRKLLKVSRDKSFLLDRLLQYERVDEDSSDSDATVSSDNSEGEGPREREREREVAKKRRSSPGACLPSSSSPHLSLLSRPGVNPLQSSGSGAYLNAVVAPMAANYPSATAAPPAASGPFSWVPRQMLSGDAAEEEGDSDGDSDRGDEDRGEGDEAELVIDIPNE; encoded by the exons ATGTCGTACAGACAGACCCAAACAAGAG AAATGAACGGCCAAGCGGACGTTGAAGTCGACTACAAGCGGAAATACAAAAATCTCAAACGAAAATTAAAATTTCTGGTCTAT GAGCAGGAATGCTTTCAGGAGGAACtgaggagagcacagagaaaactTCTCAAAGTTTCGAGGGACAAAAG cttcctcctgGACAGACTGCTACAGTATGAGAGGGTAGATGAAGACTCctcag ATTCAGATGCAACAGTTTCATCAGACAACAGTGAAGGAGAAGGCCccagggagagggaaagagagcgaGAAGTAGCAAAGAA ACGAAGAAGTAGTCCTGGGGCGTGTCTTCCTTCATCATCCTCCCCTCATCTCTCCCTGCTGTCCCGTCCTGGTGTAAATCCCCTCCAGTCATCAGGCTCTGGAGCCTACCTCAACGCT GTTGTTGCCCCAATGGCGGCTAATTACCCATCAGCCACCGCGGCCCCTCCTGCTGCTAGCGGCCCTTTCAGCTGGGTTCCCAGACAGATGCTTAGTGGAGatgcagcggaggaggagggagacagcgATGGAGACAGCGACAGAGGGGatgaggacagaggggagggagacgAGGCTGAACTAGTCATTGACATCCCTAATGAGTGA
- the ino80e gene encoding INO80 complex subunit E isoform X2 has translation MNGQADVEVDYKRKYKNLKRKLKFLVYEQECFQEELRRAQRKLLKVSRDKSFLLDRLLQYERVDEDSSDSDATVSSDNSEGEGPREREREREVAKKRRSSPGACLPSSSSPHLSLLSRPGVNPLQSSGSGAYLNAMPFPPEYLAPTAERMKKEKKTKTPKNKKETAGKVVAPMAANYPSATAAPPAASGPFSWVPRQMLSGDAAEEEGDSDGDSDRGDEDRGEGDEAELVIDIPNE, from the exons ATGAACGGCCAAGCGGACGTTGAAGTCGACTACAAGCGGAAATACAAAAATCTCAAACGAAAATTAAAATTTCTGGTCTAT GAGCAGGAATGCTTTCAGGAGGAACtgaggagagcacagagaaaactTCTCAAAGTTTCGAGGGACAAAAG cttcctcctgGACAGACTGCTACAGTATGAGAGGGTAGATGAAGACTCctcag ATTCAGATGCAACAGTTTCATCAGACAACAGTGAAGGAGAAGGCCccagggagagggaaagagagcgaGAAGTAGCAAAGAA ACGAAGAAGTAGTCCTGGGGCGTGTCTTCCTTCATCATCCTCCCCTCATCTCTCCCTGCTGTCCCGTCCTGGTGTAAATCCCCTCCAGTCATCAGGCTCTGGAGCCTACCTCAACGCT ATGCCCTTCCCGCCAGAGTATTTGGCTCCCACAGCTGAACGtatgaagaaagagaaaaaaacaaagacgcctaaaaacaagaaagagaCTGCGGGGAag GTTGTTGCCCCAATGGCGGCTAATTACCCATCAGCCACCGCGGCCCCTCCTGCTGCTAGCGGCCCTTTCAGCTGGGTTCCCAGACAGATGCTTAGTGGAGatgcagcggaggaggagggagacagcgATGGAGACAGCGACAGAGGGGatgaggacagaggggagggagacgAGGCTGAACTAGTCATTGACATCCCTAATGAGTGA
- the si:ch73-54f23.4 gene encoding zinc-binding protein A33 isoform X1, with protein MRNICRAETGMYRNHAKDTNNNCNKQLLGDYKEKLIQAIKRIKHEVDECREAERETYIESVEVESSFDALEREIRAEFENLHRFLDEEECKDLERLQRERQKQLKQLKEREKKIAGQGRDLERAITVLNSKLTEEDSPKLLKEIQDLVKRSQVSFVPPAEVDTEVRAGQFVGPIQYRIWKHMKSCLYPNITSVTFDPDTAHPNLSLSESCTSVWFEEDKDTKDCQPNPRRFHYYYCVFGRQGFTTGRHYWEVEVGHKTAWRLGVAQDDVPRGETTATGTSGGHWTLALKGGSIIACTDPKPTKVTVSVRLARIGVFLDCEKEEVSFYNAITMAPIYTFTMGTVMVPLFPFYNPCDTDDGNNTAALKIFSPSL; from the exons ATGAGGAACATTTGCAGAGCTGA aactgGAATGTACCGAAACCACGCCAAagacaccaacaacaactgcaaTAAACAGCTTCTCGGCGATTACAAG GAAAAGCTTATCCAGGCTATTAAAAGAATCAAGCACGAGGTAGATGagtgcagagaggcagagagagagacgtacATAGAGTCAGTGGAAGTAGAG AGCAGTTTTGATGCCTTGGAACGAGAAATCAGGGCCGAGTTTGAGAACCTCCATCGTTTCCTGGATGAGGAGGAGTGTAAGGACCTGGAGCgactgcagagggagagacagaaacaactgaagcagctgaaggaaagagagaagaaaatagcCGGCCAAGGGAGGGACCTGGAGAGAGCCATCACGGTGCTCAACAGCAaactgacagaggaggacagtccGAAACTGCTCAAA GAAATTCAAGATCTCGTAAAAAG GTCTCAGGTCAGCTTTGTTCCTCCAGCAGAGGTGGACACCGAGGTGCGCGCCGGTCAGTTTGTGGGGCCCATACAGTACAGGATATGGAAGCACATGAAAAGCTGCCTTTACCCGA ATATTACatcagtgacctttgaccctgacACTGCCCATCCTAATCTGTCCCTGTCCGAGTCGTGCACCTCGGTGTGGTTTGAGGAGGATAAGGACACGAAGGATTGCCAGCCCAACCCACGGCGCTTCCATTACTATTACTGTGTGTTTGGCCGTCAGGGCTTCACCACAGGGAGACActactgggaggtggaggtggggcaTAAGACAGCATGGAGGTTGGGAGTGGCACAAGATGACGTTCCAAGAGGTGAGACCACTGCTACTGGCACCTCCGGTGGCCACTGGACCCTGGCCCTGAAGGGCGGATCTATCATCGCCTGCACCGACCCGAAGCCCACCAAGGTCACCGTATCTGTTCGTCTTGCCCGCATCGGTGTGTTCTTAGACTGTGAAAAGGAGGAGGTGTCTTTCTATAATGCTATTACCATGGCGCCAATCTATACGTTCACGATGGGAACAGTCATGGTTCCTCTGTTCCCCTTCTATAATCCATGCGACACAGACGATGGGAATAACACGGCAGCACTTAAGATCTTTAGCCCTTCGCTATGA